One genomic region from Methanocaldococcus fervens AG86 encodes:
- a CDS encoding LL-diaminopimelate aminotransferase, whose product MESYIQNLFAERIGGKKFGKEDVIYKFEKIKRAKKEAMEKHPDMELIDMGVGEPDEMADPEVIRVLCEEAKKWENRGYADNGIQELKDAVPPYMEKVYGVKDIDPVNEVIHSMGSKPALAYITSAFINPGDVCLMTVPGYPVTATHTKWYGGEVYNLPLLEENDFLPDLESIPEDIKKRAKILYLNYPNNPTGAQATKKFYKEVVDFAFENEVIVVQDAAYGALVYDGKPLSFLSVKDAKEVGVEIHSFSKAFNMTGWRLAFLVGNELIIKAFATVKDNFDSGQFIPIQKAGIYCLQHPEITERVRQKYERRLRKMVKILNEVGFKARMPGGTFYLYVKSPRRANGIEFETAEDFSQYLIKEKLISTVPWDDAGHYLRLAACFVAKDENGNPTTEEKYEDIVLEEFKRRLEDLDLEFE is encoded by the coding sequence ATGGAAAGTTACATACAAAACTTATTTGCTGAGAGAATCGGAGGAAAGAAGTTTGGTAAAGAGGATGTAATTTACAAGTTTGAAAAGATAAAGAGAGCTAAAAAAGAGGCTATGGAAAAGCATCCAGATATGGAGTTAATCGATATGGGAGTTGGAGAGCCAGACGAAATGGCTGATCCTGAAGTTATAAGGGTTTTATGTGAAGAGGCAAAAAAGTGGGAAAATAGAGGATATGCAGATAATGGAATTCAGGAGTTGAAAGATGCCGTTCCTCCATACATGGAAAAAGTTTATGGAGTTAAGGATATAGACCCAGTTAATGAGGTTATCCATTCAATGGGTTCAAAACCAGCTTTAGCTTACATAACATCAGCATTTATAAATCCAGGAGATGTTTGCTTAATGACAGTTCCTGGATATCCAGTCACGGCAACACACACAAAATGGTATGGAGGAGAGGTTTATAACCTACCATTATTGGAAGAAAATGATTTCTTACCAGATTTGGAGAGCATTCCAGAGGATATTAAGAAGAGGGCAAAGATATTGTACTTAAACTATCCAAACAACCCAACAGGAGCTCAGGCAACTAAAAAATTTTACAAAGAAGTTGTTGATTTTGCATTTGAAAATGAAGTTATAGTCGTTCAAGATGCTGCTTATGGAGCTTTGGTTTATGATGGAAAACCATTATCATTCTTATCAGTCAAAGATGCTAAGGAAGTTGGTGTAGAAATTCACAGCTTTTCGAAGGCATTTAACATGACTGGTTGGAGATTGGCATTTTTAGTTGGAAATGAGCTCATAATTAAGGCTTTTGCAACAGTTAAAGACAACTTTGACAGTGGGCAATTCATCCCAATTCAAAAAGCTGGAATATACTGCCTACAGCATCCAGAAATAACTGAAAGAGTTAGACAAAAGTATGAGAGAAGATTAAGAAAGATGGTTAAGATATTAAATGAAGTTGGATTTAAAGCAAGAATGCCAGGAGGAACATTCTACTTATATGTTAAATCACCAAGAAGAGCTAACGGTATCGAATTTGAAACTGCTGAGGACTTCTCCCAATATTTAATTAAAGAAAAGCTCATTTCAACTGTTCCATGGGACGATGCTGGGCATTATTTAAGATTGGCTGCTTGCTTTGTAGCTAAAGATGAAAACGGAAACCCAACAACAGAAGA
- the porB gene encoding pyruvate synthase subunit PorB → MQFPREELFAPGHRGCAGCGAAIVARLLLKAAGKDTIISNATGCLEVMTTPYPETAWRVPWIHTAFENAAATASGVEAAVKALKRKRGKYKDKKINVIAIGGDGGTADIGFQSLSGAMERGHDMLYVMYDNEAYMNTGIQRSSSTPFLAATTTSPAGSKIRGEDRPKKDVAMIMAAHGIPYVATACISYPEDFIRKVKKALSIEGPKFIQVLQPCTTGWGYPPEKTIEIGRLAVETGVFPLYEIENGEFRITYKPAKRKPVREYLKMQKRYRHLTDEDIERIQKYIDEKCKLLGL, encoded by the coding sequence ATGCAATTTCCAAGAGAAGAGTTATTTGCTCCAGGACATAGGGGATGTGCTGGCTGTGGAGCTGCCATTGTAGCAAGGTTATTATTAAAAGCTGCTGGAAAAGACACAATTATATCAAACGCCACTGGATGTTTGGAGGTTATGACAACACCATATCCAGAAACAGCTTGGAGAGTTCCTTGGATACATACAGCATTTGAAAATGCTGCAGCAACTGCAAGTGGTGTTGAAGCTGCTGTAAAGGCATTGAAAAGAAAAAGAGGAAAATACAAGGACAAAAAAATAAATGTTATAGCAATTGGAGGAGATGGAGGAACAGCAGATATTGGTTTTCAGTCATTGAGTGGAGCTATGGAGAGAGGGCATGATATGTTGTATGTTATGTATGATAACGAGGCTTATATGAACACTGGAATACAGAGAAGTTCATCAACACCTTTCTTAGCTGCTACAACAACATCTCCAGCAGGTTCAAAAATTAGAGGGGAGGATAGGCCTAAAAAAGATGTAGCAATGATTATGGCAGCTCATGGCATTCCTTACGTTGCTACAGCTTGTATATCATATCCTGAAGATTTCATTAGAAAGGTTAAGAAGGCTTTAAGCATTGAAGGTCCAAAGTTTATACAAGTTTTACAACCTTGTACAACAGGTTGGGGATACCCTCCAGAAAAAACAATAGAAATTGGAAGATTGGCAGTAGAGACAGGTGTTTTCCCACTCTATGAAATAGAAAATGGAGAGTTTAGGATTACATACAAACCAGCCAAGAGAAAACCAGTTAGAGAGTATTTGAAGATGCAAAAAAGATACAGACATTTAACTGATGAAGATATTGAAAGAATTCAGAAATATATCGATGAGAAATGTAAGTTGTTAGGACTTTAA
- the porD gene encoding pyruvate synthase subunit PorD: MVTIGAIIYEPGSSIKNKTGSWRTFRPVLDNEKCVKCENCYIFCPEGCIQEDENGDFKIDYDYCKGCLICMNECPVNAITKVREEK; encoded by the coding sequence ATGGTTACAATTGGAGCTATTATATACGAGCCAGGAAGTTCAATTAAAAATAAAACAGGAAGCTGGAGAACATTTAGACCGGTTTTAGATAATGAAAAATGTGTAAAATGTGAAAACTGTTATATCTTCTGCCCAGAGGGATGCATACAAGAGGATGAAAATGGGGACTTTAAAATTGATTATGATTACTGTAAAGGATGTTTAATTTGTATGAACGAATGTCCTGTAAATGCAATAACAAAGGTTAGAGAAGAGAAATAA
- a CDS encoding DUF357 domain-containing protein, translating into MKEITEEKLENYFKRTEEAIKIIKKGMPPKRSLLYDVAKDFLLMIESYFEDAKAFKEKGDYVNAFASLNYAYGWIDAGVRLGIFDVGDDDVRFTLAK; encoded by the coding sequence ATGAAAGAAATAACTGAAGAGAAATTAGAGAACTATTTTAAAAGGACAGAAGAAGCTATAAAGATTATTAAAAAAGGTATGCCACCAAAGAGGAGTTTGCTTTATGATGTGGCTAAAGATTTTCTATTGATGATTGAAAGCTATTTTGAAGATGCAAAAGCATTTAAAGAGAAAGGAGATTATGTAAATGCCTTTGCCTCTCTAAATTATGCTTATGGATGGATTGATGCAGGTGTTAGGTTGGGGATTTTTGATGTTGGAGATGATGATGTAAGATTTACACTTGCCAAATAA
- a CDS encoding pyruvate ferredoxin oxidoreductase subunit gamma → MIEIRFHGRGGQGAVTAAQILAKAAFYDGKFCQAFPFFGVERRGAPVMAFTRIDDKKITLRSQIYNPDYVIVQDATLLESVNVVEGLKKEGAVVINTVKDDLDLGFKTYIIDATGIALDVLGVPIVNTAMVGAFAGVTKLVTLDSVKKAIMDTFKGKLGEKNAKAAEVAYNEMIKKYG, encoded by the coding sequence ATGATAGAAATCAGATTTCACGGAAGAGGAGGACAAGGAGCTGTTACAGCCGCTCAAATTTTAGCTAAAGCTGCTTTTTATGATGGAAAATTCTGCCAAGCATTCCCATTTTTTGGTGTTGAGAGAAGAGGGGCCCCTGTTATGGCATTTACAAGAATAGATGATAAGAAAATTACGTTGAGGTCTCAAATATACAACCCAGATTATGTTATAGTTCAAGACGCTACACTTTTGGAGAGTGTTAATGTTGTTGAGGGGTTAAAGAAGGAGGGAGCTGTTGTAATTAACACTGTTAAAGATGATTTGGATTTAGGATTTAAAACTTACATAATCGATGCTACAGGTATTGCTTTAGATGTTTTGGGAGTTCCTATAGTAAATACTGCAATGGTTGGTGCATTTGCAGGAGTTACCAAGCTTGTTACACTTGACTCAGTTAAAAAGGCTATAATGGATACATTTAAAGGAAAATTGGGAGAGAAAAACGCTAAAGCAGCTGAAGTAGCATACAATGAAATGATAAAGAAGTATGGATAA
- the porA gene encoding pyruvate synthase subunit PorA has translation MCEVKVITGTSAAAEAAKLADVDVVAAYPITPQTTCVEKLAEFVANGELDAEYIKVESEHSAMSACIGAAATGARTFTATSSQGLALMHEMLFIASGMRLPIVMMVANRALSAPINIWNDQQDSISQRDTGWIQIYVEDNQETLDSVIQAYKIAENEDVLLPVMVCLDGFILTHTVEPVTIPKAERVREFLGVYEPKHAYLDPDRPITQGPVGVPDCYMETRKQVEEAMERAKKVIKDVNEEFAEWFKRKYGNGLVEAYNLDNADTVLVAMGSICGTIKYVIDELKKEGKEVGLLRIRTFRPFPKEDVKEFLKDANNIAVLDKNISLGFNKGALGIEMASILKNKKVCNYIVGLGGRDIRIDDIKAIIDHVEKAEDDETLWVGLKE, from the coding sequence ATGTGTGAAGTTAAGGTTATTACTGGAACCTCAGCAGCTGCTGAAGCAGCTAAATTGGCTGATGTTGATGTTGTGGCTGCTTATCCAATCACCCCACAAACAACATGTGTTGAGAAATTAGCTGAATTTGTAGCTAACGGAGAGTTGGACGCTGAGTATATAAAAGTTGAAAGTGAGCATTCAGCAATGTCTGCCTGTATAGGGGCTGCTGCAACAGGAGCAAGGACGTTTACAGCAACTTCTTCACAAGGTTTGGCTTTAATGCATGAGATGTTGTTTATAGCTTCAGGTATGAGATTACCAATAGTTATGATGGTTGCCAACAGGGCTTTATCTGCTCCTATAAACATATGGAATGATCAACAGGATTCAATATCTCAAAGAGATACGGGATGGATTCAGATATATGTTGAAGATAATCAGGAAACACTTGACAGCGTAATACAAGCTTACAAAATAGCTGAGAATGAAGATGTTTTACTACCAGTTATGGTTTGTTTAGATGGATTTATCTTAACACATACAGTAGAACCTGTAACAATTCCAAAGGCAGAGAGAGTTAGAGAATTTTTAGGAGTTTATGAGCCTAAACACGCATACTTAGACCCAGATAGACCAATAACCCAAGGACCGGTTGGAGTTCCAGATTGCTACATGGAAACAAGAAAGCAAGTTGAAGAAGCGATGGAAAGAGCTAAAAAAGTTATTAAAGATGTTAATGAAGAGTTTGCTGAATGGTTTAAAAGAAAATATGGAAATGGTTTGGTTGAAGCATACAACTTGGATAATGCAGACACTGTTTTGGTGGCAATGGGTTCTATCTGTGGAACAATAAAGTATGTTATTGATGAGCTCAAAAAAGAAGGGAAAGAAGTAGGATTGTTAAGAATAAGGACATTTAGACCGTTCCCAAAAGAGGATGTTAAAGAGTTTTTAAAAGATGCCAATAACATAGCTGTGTTGGATAAAAACATTTCATTAGGATTTAATAAGGGTGCTTTAGGTATTGAGATGGCATCAATTTTAAAAAATAAGAAAGTTTGTAACTACATAGTTGGATTAGGTGGAAGAGATATTAGGATAGATGATATAAAGGCAATAATCGACCACGTTGAAAAGGCAGAGGATGATGAAACTTTATGGGTAGGATTAAAGGAATAA